A stretch of Plectropomus leopardus isolate mb chromosome 24, YSFRI_Pleo_2.0, whole genome shotgun sequence DNA encodes these proteins:
- the chrm4a gene encoding muscarinic acetylcholine receptor M4, with the protein MSNDSNGVGGLQPPWNFNGSLGIQSADVFSNASCNTSSNDSTFCSSVDDGAGAGSPYKALEMFFIALVTGSLSFVTVTGNILVMLSIKVNRHLQTVNNYFLFSLACADLIIGVFSMNLYTVYIIVGYWPLGPVVCDLWLALDYVVSNASVMNLLIISFDRYFCVTKPLTYPTRRTTKMAGLMIAAAWILSFILWAPAILFWQFIVGQRTVPPGECYIQFLSNPAVTFGTAIAAFYLPVIIMTVLYIHISLASRSRVSKHKPEKKEKKGIKTPSLMKSHLLKQNNNNETSPQASPRSTPKLSLDSTTTALEAVKNGRVEEPKAAQPQPPAQPSPGLTQEEKESSNDSSTAFIPPTEPKDNTNNEVISEAATNPDPVATTTANPAVPKMNSASRWSKIKIVTKQAGDECITAIEIVPPVDGAERHSIPISRPRTVARKFASIARSQVKRKRQMAAREKKVTKTIFAILLAFIITWTPYNVMVLISTFCQSCVPDTVWIIGYWLCYVNSTINPACYALCNATFKKTFKNLLLCQYKNIGTR; encoded by the exons GGTCATTGGGCATCCAATCAGCTGACGTGTTCTCCAACGCCTCATGCAACACGTCCTCCAATGACTCAACTTTCTGCTCCTCTGTGGATGATGGAGCCGGGGCAGGAAGTCCGTACAAAGCTCTGGAGATGTTTTTTATCGCCTTGGTTACGGGATCTCTGAGCTTCGTGACTGTCACAGGAAATATTTTAGTCATGCTTTCCATCAAAGTCAACCGCCACCTACAAACTGTCAATAACTACTTCTTATTTTCATTAGCATGTGCTGACTTGATCATTGGTGTTTTCAGCATGAACCTGTACACAGTCTACATCATCGTCGGCTACTGGCCACTCGGACCGGTGGTCTGTGACTTGTGGCTAGCTTTAGATTATGTTGTCTCAAACGCCTCGGTGATGAATTTATTGATCATCAGCTTCGATCGCTATTTTTGTGTGACCAAACCCCTCACGTATCCGACGAGAAGGACAACTAAGATGGCGGGGTTAATGATCGCGGCCGCATGGATCCTATCGTTCATCCTGTGGGCTCCTGCCATCTTGTTCTGGCAGTTCATCGTTGGACAGCGAACAGTGCCACCTGGAGAGTGTTATATTCAG TTCCTTTCGAACCCTGCGGTGACGTTTGGGACAGCCATAGCAGCATTCTATCTTCCTGTCATTATTATGACAGTCCTGTACATCCACATTTCCCTGGCCTCCCGGAGTAGGGTCTCCAAACACAAAccagagaagaaggagaagaaaggaATAAA aaCTCCTAGCTTGATGAAGAGTCACCTGTTAAAGcagaacaataataatgaaaccAGTCCCCAGGCCAGTCCCCGCTCTACTCCCAAACTCAGTCTGGACTCGACTACTACTGCGCTGGAGGCTGTGAAGAATGGCAGAGTGGAGGAACCAAAAGCTGCTCAGCCACAGCCTCCGGCACAGCCCAGTCCAGGACTCACACAG gaggaaaaagagagctCCAATGATTCCTCCACAGCTTTTATCCCACCCACAGAACCAAAGGACAACACCAACAACGAGGTGATATCTGAG GCAGCAACAAATCCCGACCCAGTTGCCACGACAACAGCCAATCCTGCAGTGCCCAAGATGAACTCCGCCTCGAGGTGGTCCAAGATAAAGATTGTAACAAAGCAGGCCGGGGACGAATGCATCACAGCTATAGAGATAGTCCCCCCTGTAGACGGAGCCGAGAGGCATTCAATACCAATCAGCCGCCCTAGGACTGTGGCACGAAAGTTTGCAAGCATCGCTAGAAGCCAAGTCAAGAGGAAAAGACAGATGGCTGCCAGGGAAAAGAAA GTGACCAAGACTATCTTTGCCATCCTGCTGGCTTTCATCATCACATGGACGCCGTATAACGTCATGGTGTTGATCTCCACCTTCTGCCAGTCTTGTGTCCCTGACACTGTGTGGATTATTGGCTACTGGCTGTGTTATGTCAACTCTACAATCAACCCCGCTTGTTACGCACTGTGCAACGccacatttaaaaagacattcaaGAACCTGCTGCTGTGCCAGTATAAAAATATAGGTACGAGATGA